The nucleotide sequence CTTCGTGGTGCCAGGGTTTGTCAGCCTGACTCGAAGCCTGAATCGAGACAGCCGAAGAACACAATCCGATGATCAATCCTCTGAATTTTGCCAGACACCTGAAACGCCGTTCATGGCTGATGCTACCGACGCTGCTCGTGGTCTGCGGCCTGGTGCTGTCACTGGAGTCCAGCGTCAGTCGCGCCCAGCCGGTCGACGGCATCCAGACCCTGGTGTTCCTGCGCCACGCCGAAAAGCCCGCCGGTGGTCTGGGCCAGCTCAATTGCCAGGGCCTCAACCGCGCCATCGACCTGGCCACCCTGCTGCCGCAAAAATTCGGCAAGGCCGACTACGTGTTCGCGGCCAACCCTACCCGCAATGTCGAAGAGGGCGAGAAGGACAACTCCTATAGCTACATTCGCCCATTGATGACCATCAGCCCGAGCGCAATCAAGCTCGGGTTGCCGGTCAATATCGAGTATTCAGCCAACGACACCAGCGCCCTGGCCGACGAACTGCTGCACGACAAGTACCACAACGCTACCATCTACACGGCCTGGTCCCACGGCTACCTGCCGGAGCTGATCAACAAGGTGGCCGGCGAAGCCGTGGGCAAGAATCAGACCATTACCGAAGACTGGGCGTCGGGGGACTTCGATTCGCTGTACGTGCTGACCCTGACCTGGCACAACGGCAAGGCCAGCCTCTCCAGCCAGAGCTACAAGCAAGGCCTGGATAACGGGCGGAAAACCTGTCCGACGTAAGCGGCAGGTATCGCAGGAGCTGGCGAAGCCTGCGATCTTTTGATTTTGATCTTTCGCTTGAGATGCAATTGTCAGTGGAGAGATCGCAGCCTCGTTGCACTCGACAGCTCCTACGGGACGCAGCCCGGCGCAAGTCCCGTCGTCACAGCAGGCTTTTTCGCCACAGGGTATGATGCGCCCACATCCCTGTTGCCCGGACCTTCGCCATGTCTCTCTCTTCTGCCGCTCCCGTTCGGGGCTGGTCGTTCTGGTGGAAACCCGCCCTGTTCCTGCTGGTGGCCTGCGTCGGCCTCTACTACGTCAAGTGGTCGCCCTATTACCTCAAGGCGTTTGTCGCCGCCGATAACCACAGCATCGGCAGCTCGATCCTCAACGACGCACAGACCGCGCCGCTGATGGCCGCGCTGGCCTACGCCAAGGTGTACTTCCTAGCGATCTGGAAGGCGGCGGTGCTGGCGGTGATCCTCGGCTCCCTGTTGCAGGTGTTGATTCCCCGTGACTGGCTGTTGCGCCTGTTCGGCCAGGCCGGTTTTGCCTCGACCCTGCGCGGCGGGCTGTTCGCCCTGCCCGGCATGATGTGTTCGTGCTGCGCGGCGCCGGTGGCGGCCGGGATGCGTCGGCAGAATGTCTCGGTGGGCGCGGCGCTGGCCTTCTGGATCGGCAACCCGGTGCTCAACCCCGCGACCCTGGTCTTCATGGGCTTCGTGCTGGGCTGGGGTTTCACCGCCCTGCGGTTGGTGGCGGGCATTGTGCTGGTGTTTGGCGTGTCGATGGTGGCCCAGCGCATCGCCCGGCCCGACGTGCTGCCCGAGGCGGCCGTAGA is from Pseudomonas sp. B21-056 and encodes:
- a CDS encoding histidine phosphatase family protein, with the translated sequence MINPLNFARHLKRRSWLMLPTLLVVCGLVLSLESSVSRAQPVDGIQTLVFLRHAEKPAGGLGQLNCQGLNRAIDLATLLPQKFGKADYVFAANPTRNVEEGEKDNSYSYIRPLMTISPSAIKLGLPVNIEYSANDTSALADELLHDKYHNATIYTAWSHGYLPELINKVAGEAVGKNQTITEDWASGDFDSLYVLTLTWHNGKASLSSQSYKQGLDNGRKTCPT
- a CDS encoding permease → MSLSSAAPVRGWSFWWKPALFLLVACVGLYYVKWSPYYLKAFVAADNHSIGSSILNDAQTAPLMAALAYAKVYFLAIWKAAVLAVILGSLLQVLIPRDWLLRLFGQAGFASTLRGGLFALPGMMCSCCAAPVAAGMRRQNVSVGAALAFWIGNPVLNPATLVFMGFVLGWGFTALRLVAGIVLVFGVSMVAQRIARPDVLPEAAVEAVTEASEADAQPFLTRWGRTLWQLFWSTIPVYVLAVLVLGAARVWLFPHVDGAMANSLVWLVPLAIVGTLFVIPTAAEIPIVQTMMTLGMGTGPAVALLMTLPSISLPSLLMLRKDFDARVLVTVALLTMLVGIVCGLVGAVLL